DNA from Verrucomicrobiia bacterium:
CGTCGCCGCGATGCCTCGGGAAGCGGATGCCGCCCGGGATGACGGGGATTCCGGTTTCGATGGACAACCGGGCGGTGCCGAGGTGCCCGCGAAGCATCCGGGTGGGGTGCCGATTGACCGTGCCCTCCGGAAACAATCCGATGGAACGTCCCGACTCCAGCCGGTATCGAGCCTCCGTGAACGGCGGAGGGAGCCGGCGGTACCGGTCCTTGAACCGGTTCAGGAACCGCGGTCGTGCATCCTTGCGCACGACGTGGACGGGGTCGTGCAGCCGGATGATCCAGCCGACAATGGGCATGAGCTGGAAGTTCCAGTCGGCCATGAAGTGCACCATCCGCCCCCCCCGCTCGAAGCAGAGCCACGTGGGGATCAGGATGGCCTCGGGCCCCTGGGAGTGGTTCATCGCCAGGATGAAGGGGTCCTGTGCGACCCCGATTCGTTCGCGTCCGGTGAACCCCACCAGTTGGCGCCGGAAAACCGTCAGCAGCAGGCGGCACAGGAATCGCGTGACGATGCGGTCCTCCAGGTGGGGCAGCGGATTGCCCAGGAATTGAGCGGACGTGGGACGTTCCAGCCCGTCGTCGTCCGGGGCAGACGGGGCAGCGCTTCTGACGGACGTCAACTCCATGGCGGTGAGTTCTCGGCCGGGTGGACACCGGCTGGCAAGCCTCCAGCGCGATGGTGTCGTGGTGCCGCGGGCTTCCCGGGGTTTGCCCTTGCGACGGAGGGGTGGTTAACCTGCCAAGCCGCGTATGGAATCCGCTCCTCAAGTCCCGGCATCCCCCT
Protein-coding regions in this window:
- a CDS encoding 1-acyl-sn-glycerol-3-phosphate acyltransferase yields the protein MELTSVRSAAPSAPDDDGLERPTSAQFLGNPLPHLEDRIVTRFLCRLLLTVFRRQLVGFTGRERIGVAQDPFILAMNHSQGPEAILIPTWLCFERGGRMVHFMADWNFQLMPIVGWIIRLHDPVHVVRKDARPRFLNRFKDRYRRLPPPFTEARYRLESGRSIGLFPEGTVNRHPTRMLRGHLGTARLSIETGIPVIPGGIRFPRHRGDGPIGDREPFSVHFGTPIHPPAVAPVSPRGVHEHHAQIMAAISTLCGKEWYADSSRTKHVFPPK